One genomic window of Streptomonospora nanhaiensis includes the following:
- a CDS encoding VOC family protein, with protein MVGRLAAVVLDAADIGTLARFYSELLGLPILSEEDDWIDIGEPGGGTRVSFQYAPDHVPPQWPDPAHPQQLHLDVRVDDIEEAERRTLALGAKHVHSDTAFRVYTDPAGHPFCLVHGE; from the coding sequence ATGGTCGGACGCCTGGCGGCGGTGGTACTCGACGCGGCGGACATCGGGACGTTGGCCCGCTTCTACTCCGAACTCCTCGGCCTGCCGATCCTCAGCGAGGAGGACGACTGGATCGACATCGGCGAGCCGGGCGGCGGCACCCGGGTGAGCTTCCAGTACGCCCCCGACCACGTGCCGCCGCAGTGGCCCGACCCCGCCCACCCCCAGCAGCTCCACCTCGACGTCCGGGTCGACGACATCGAGGAGGCCGAGCGGCGGACCCTGGCGCTGGGCGCCAAGCACGTGCACAGCGACACCGCGTTCCGGGTCTACACCGACCCCGCCGGCCACCCCTTCTGCCTGGTCCACGGCGAGTAG
- a CDS encoding DUF1349 domain-containing protein, translating to MADAIDLPAFPAPLRTLNAPVHVQAVGDDSLVLGAAGSTDLFTDPDGSARFANAPALVGPVEGDFTLSARVHADLAAAYDAAVLLVYAGPDAWAKFCLELSPQGRPTVVSVVTRGVSDDCNSVTVDPGSDSVRLRVSRLGPAYAFHLRVGQGPWDLVRYFALAGEAEAGFSAQSPTGPGCTARFSEISYSPTRLADIRDGGLPPASARIAPERPG from the coding sequence GTGGCCGACGCCATCGACCTGCCCGCCTTCCCCGCGCCGCTGCGCACCCTGAACGCGCCCGTCCACGTCCAGGCCGTCGGCGACGACTCCCTCGTCCTCGGCGCCGCCGGGTCCACCGACCTGTTCACCGACCCCGACGGCAGCGCCCGGTTCGCCAACGCGCCCGCGCTCGTGGGGCCCGTCGAGGGCGACTTCACCCTCAGCGCCCGCGTGCACGCCGACCTCGCCGCCGCCTACGACGCGGCGGTGCTGCTGGTCTACGCCGGCCCCGACGCCTGGGCCAAGTTCTGCCTGGAGCTGTCGCCGCAGGGCCGGCCCACCGTGGTGTCGGTGGTGACCCGCGGGGTCTCCGACGACTGCAACTCGGTGACCGTCGACCCCGGCTCCGACTCCGTGCGCCTGCGCGTCAGCCGCCTGGGCCCCGCCTACGCCTTCCATCTCCGCGTGGGCCAGGGCCCCTGGGACCTGGTGCGCTACTTCGCGCTGGCCGGCGAGGCCGAGGCGGGCTTCTCGGCGCAGAGCCCCACGGGCCCCGGCTGCACGGCGCGCTTCTCCGAGATCTCCTACTCGCCCACCCGCCTCGCCGACATCCGCGACGGCGGCTTGCCGCCCGCCTCCGCCCGCATAGCGCCCGAACGGCCCGGGTAG
- a CDS encoding TIGR03557 family F420-dependent LLM class oxidoreductase, whose translation MLIGYKLFAEGYSPQEMVRQAERAEAAGFDFVEISDHYHPWLNDHGHSGFAWSILAAIAARTERIGLATGVTCPFIRYHPAIVAQAAATTALLSEGRFILGVGAGEQLNEHVVGRPWPAARERHEMLREALEIIRLLWQGGYHSYEGRHLRLVDAQVFDLPEVPPQIAVAISGPSSARIAADLGDAVFATEPKPELVRAYTEAGGRGPRYAEVPLSWAPDDDTALESAHRMFRFGVTGWKVQAELPNVVNFEAATAFVRPEDLRSSFGYGPDPERHAAAVQQFADAGFDRLALVNAGPDPDGFFDFLEKELNERLRAIAPAR comes from the coding sequence ATGTTGATCGGCTACAAGCTGTTCGCTGAGGGGTACTCCCCGCAGGAGATGGTGCGCCAGGCCGAACGCGCCGAGGCCGCCGGGTTCGACTTCGTCGAGATCAGCGACCACTACCACCCCTGGCTCAACGACCACGGGCACTCCGGGTTCGCCTGGTCGATCCTGGCGGCGATCGCCGCGCGCACCGAGCGCATCGGACTCGCCACGGGCGTGACCTGCCCGTTCATCCGCTACCACCCCGCCATCGTGGCCCAGGCCGCCGCCACCACCGCGCTGCTCTCCGAGGGCCGGTTCATCCTGGGCGTGGGCGCGGGCGAGCAGCTCAACGAGCACGTGGTGGGGCGGCCGTGGCCGGCCGCGCGCGAGCGCCACGAGATGCTGCGCGAGGCGCTGGAGATCATCCGGCTGCTGTGGCAGGGCGGCTACCACTCCTACGAGGGGCGCCACCTGCGACTCGTGGACGCCCAGGTCTTCGACCTGCCCGAGGTCCCGCCGCAGATCGCGGTGGCCATCAGCGGGCCGTCCTCGGCCCGGATCGCCGCCGACCTGGGCGACGCCGTCTTCGCCACCGAGCCCAAGCCCGAACTGGTGCGGGCCTACACCGAGGCGGGCGGGAGGGGTCCCCGCTACGCCGAGGTCCCGCTGTCGTGGGCGCCCGACGACGACACCGCCCTGGAATCGGCACACCGGATGTTCCGGTTCGGCGTGACCGGCTGGAAGGTGCAGGCCGAACTGCCCAACGTGGTCAACTTCGAGGCCGCCACCGCGTTCGTGCGCCCCGAGGACCTGCGCTCCTCGTTCGGCTACGGCCCCGACCCCGAGCGCCACGCGGCGGCGGTCCAGCAGTTCGCCGACGCCGGGTTCGACCGGCTCGCGCTGGTCAACGCCGGCCCCGACCCGGACGGGTTCTTCGACTTCCTCGAGAAGGAGCTGAACGAGCGCCTGCGCGCCATCGCCCCGGCGCGGTGA
- a CDS encoding phosphatase PAP2 family protein, producing MVSWPSVSEIAWGLASDKTAIVMAVALIIMTVLSAGPLHPIDNFINNAPRPYWDQIREFLIYWPDTVASRFVALPVLGVTALQLAYWHRSWRPIILSAVGVFSMLSLVASMKLLFARSHPRTEDPAFFADSGVSFPSGHGANAILIYGLVLFLIVRYQAARPHIVRRLGYCIVGIAVLQAVVSVYLRFHWFTDLLTGMVAGGLILALTIRLDQMIPQGRTFTWWPWYGRNPWNGADRAPEAAGRD from the coding sequence ATGGTGAGCTGGCCCAGTGTGAGCGAGATCGCATGGGGGCTGGCCTCGGACAAGACGGCGATCGTCATGGCCGTGGCACTGATCATCATGACGGTGCTCTCGGCCGGCCCGCTCCACCCTATCGACAACTTCATCAACAACGCACCTCGACCGTACTGGGACCAGATCCGCGAATTCCTGATCTACTGGCCCGACACGGTCGCCTCCCGGTTCGTGGCGCTGCCGGTCCTGGGTGTCACCGCGCTCCAGCTCGCCTACTGGCACCGCTCCTGGCGGCCGATCATCCTCAGCGCGGTCGGCGTGTTCAGCATGCTGTCCCTGGTGGCGTCGATGAAGCTGCTGTTCGCCCGCAGCCACCCGCGCACCGAGGACCCCGCGTTCTTCGCCGACAGCGGGGTGTCCTTCCCCTCCGGGCACGGCGCCAACGCCATCCTCATCTACGGCCTGGTGCTGTTTTTGATCGTCCGCTACCAGGCCGCGCGGCCGCACATCGTGCGCCGCCTGGGCTACTGCATCGTGGGCATCGCCGTGCTGCAGGCCGTGGTGTCGGTCTACCTGCGCTTCCACTGGTTCACCGACCTGCTGACCGGCATGGTCGCCGGCGGCCTCATCCTGGCGCTGACCATCCGGCTGGACCAGATGATCCCGCAGGGCCGCACCTTCACCTGGTGGCCGTGGTACGGCCGCAACCCGTGGAACGGCGCCGACCGCGCGCCGGAGGCCGCCGGGCGCGACTGA
- a CDS encoding GntR family transcriptional regulator, whose amino-acid sequence MVDLPEWPDDPSRLARNPLREQIRRMLVDGLLSGRWQPGERIVERRVATEFNVSQAPVREALRELETLRLIESVPNKGARVRDFGVADMAEIYPVRAGLELVAAELAAPRLAADPRPLEREVEALRRATADGDVEGQIKHSVEFHREIVRAAENSVLSHTWESLGVEVWTRLSVRWLNMELHAKAADHAQITDAFRRRDPAVGAMVRAHVLNYVEAALQSYDRTG is encoded by the coding sequence ATGGTCGACCTGCCCGAGTGGCCGGATGATCCCTCCCGCCTGGCCCGCAACCCGCTGCGGGAGCAGATCCGCCGTATGCTCGTCGACGGCCTGCTGTCGGGCCGCTGGCAGCCCGGAGAGCGTATCGTCGAACGCCGGGTCGCGACCGAGTTCAACGTCAGCCAGGCGCCGGTGCGCGAGGCGCTGCGCGAACTGGAGACCCTGCGCCTCATCGAGTCGGTGCCCAACAAGGGCGCGCGGGTGCGCGACTTCGGGGTCGCCGACATGGCCGAGATCTACCCGGTGCGGGCCGGGCTGGAGCTGGTGGCGGCCGAACTCGCCGCGCCCCGCCTGGCCGCCGACCCCCGCCCGCTGGAGCGCGAGGTCGAGGCGCTGCGCCGGGCCACCGCCGACGGCGACGTCGAGGGCCAGATCAAGCACAGCGTGGAGTTCCACCGCGAGATCGTGCGGGCGGCCGAGAACAGTGTGCTGTCGCACACATGGGAGTCGCTGGGGGTGGAGGTGTGGACCCGGCTGTCGGTGCGCTGGCTGAACATGGAGCTGCACGCCAAGGCCGCCGACCACGCGCAGATCACCGACGCGTTCCGCCGCCGCGACCCCGCCGTGGGCGCCATGGTGCGGGCCCACGTGCTCAACTACGTCGAGGCCGCGCTGCAGTCCTACGACCGAACGGGCTGA